Proteins encoded together in one Lysinibacillus sp. FSL K6-0232 window:
- a CDS encoding ABC transporter permease, translating into MSRWMNLVIFYSKRLITSKFYVGALLVYTVMLSVRYIVLYNGTSTDYGNVLGELFVPGQMLFMIYMVFFYRLFAEERAFGMERYFSDAYRILWQKIVAMAVVHMSIQGIFFIVQTLLVWCFYRAVSVPWSNFYLEVALFIVLYCWLPTLIGLAIGVLIASVVGKHKISFVILLIIWFLLGPINTEIFINYFRQIQADDWRSFSYLSTMSLYQVYQSYMGYSYSGGTAWKGIGWILVSVLLLLISLLRYSMFRQQRIATVIAIFLVGGLTIGSIEQMTRNESRVFNYADEEAESLYYKNYTIPPADLRYHIANYTINISDTGNQLSTTVALEQVQTTTPTFQLHHAFPIQRIVDEHGKEQSFQRQGDTVSVTIQPTTTALTFDYTLTSQFFVKVHRDRWLLPATVGWYPKRSAEPLIQYIDFIGYGRAILKPIQEPAVKFQVHSKQELLLNIPQIQPTIYEGVVDGLAVIKAPFQQQTIGHYQIVYPLDWTETKEQFEVMITRMEQVNQDLQKLISASRALPDLLVFQSGGGAVQWHDNFLLYPTDSLYAIDSIDGTAYLMPSKLAFAHINQQLSNPAVAEEWLDLTSQILATRHKINQPGSELFRPSPFYYHEFSATDQQSADFVYSQVLQADEALQNRLLSAWFSNIEQVQNDWQQIEQLVRGVLQHENGN; encoded by the coding sequence ATGAGTCGGTGGATGAATTTAGTCATTTTTTATAGTAAACGTCTAATAACTAGTAAATTTTATGTAGGGGCTTTACTTGTCTATACAGTGATGCTTTCTGTTCGTTATATTGTACTATATAACGGCACTTCAACAGACTATGGCAATGTATTAGGGGAGCTTTTTGTGCCAGGGCAAATGCTTTTTATGATTTATATGGTCTTTTTTTATCGCTTATTTGCTGAAGAGCGTGCTTTTGGCATGGAACGTTATTTCTCAGATGCCTACCGTATATTATGGCAGAAAATCGTAGCAATGGCAGTTGTACATATGAGTATTCAAGGTATATTTTTTATTGTCCAAACACTGCTTGTATGGTGCTTTTATAGGGCTGTTTCGGTTCCGTGGTCAAACTTTTATCTAGAAGTAGCTCTATTTATTGTGCTCTATTGTTGGCTACCAACCTTGATTGGTTTAGCGATTGGTGTGTTGATTGCTAGTGTAGTGGGCAAACATAAGATAAGTTTTGTGATTTTACTGATAATTTGGTTTTTACTAGGACCGATAAATACAGAAATTTTTATCAACTATTTTCGACAAATTCAGGCGGATGATTGGCGTAGCTTTTCATATTTATCTACAATGAGTCTCTACCAAGTCTATCAATCATATATGGGCTATAGTTATTCAGGTGGGACAGCGTGGAAAGGAATTGGCTGGATATTGGTGTCGGTCTTATTACTTTTGATTAGCTTATTGCGTTATAGCATGTTCCGTCAACAACGTATAGCTACTGTAATTGCTATATTTCTAGTAGGTGGGCTAACAATAGGAAGTATTGAGCAGATGACACGTAATGAATCAAGAGTTTTTAACTATGCAGATGAAGAAGCTGAAAGTCTTTATTATAAAAACTATACTATACCACCAGCCGATTTACGTTATCATATCGCTAATTATACAATTAACATCAGCGATACAGGCAATCAATTATCGACAACAGTTGCCTTAGAGCAAGTACAAACAACGACACCGACCTTTCAACTCCATCATGCCTTTCCGATTCAGCGCATTGTAGATGAGCATGGGAAGGAGCAGTCTTTTCAACGTCAAGGAGATACAGTAAGTGTTACAATTCAACCAACAACAACTGCTTTAACTTTTGACTATACATTAACGAGTCAATTTTTTGTTAAGGTGCATCGAGATCGTTGGCTATTACCTGCTACAGTGGGCTGGTATCCAAAAAGAAGTGCGGAACCGCTTATACAGTATATTGATTTTATAGGCTATGGTCGAGCTATTCTGAAGCCAATTCAAGAGCCAGCAGTGAAATTTCAGGTGCATAGCAAGCAAGAGTTGCTTTTAAATATTCCGCAAATTCAGCCAACCATTTATGAGGGCGTTGTAGATGGCCTAGCAGTAATCAAGGCACCGTTCCAACAGCAAACAATTGGGCACTATCAAATAGTTTATCCATTAGATTGGACGGAAACAAAAGAGCAATTTGAGGTGATGATTACACGTATGGAGCAGGTTAATCAAGACCTTCAAAAGCTAATATCTGCTAGCCGAGCTTTGCCAGATTTGCTTGTTTTTCAATCAGGTGGGGGAGCGGTACAATGGCATGATAATTTCCTGTTATATCCAACAGATTCTCTCTATGCTATTGACTCTATTGATGGGACAGCTTATTTAATGCCAAGTAAGCTGGCATTTGCACATATTAATCAGCAATTGAGCAATCCAGCAGTAGCTGAGGAATGGCTGGATTTGACAAGCCAAATTTTAGCAACGCGTCATAAAATTAACCAACCAGGATCTGAATTATTCCGCCCAAGCCCATTTTATTATCACGAGTTCTCAGCTACAGATCAACAATCGGCTGATTTTGTTTATAGCCAGGTGTTGCAAGCAGACGAAGCATTACAAAATCGGCTATTAAGTGCATGGTTTAGTAATATTGAGCAGGTGCAAAATGACTGGCAGCAAATTGAACAACTTGTACGGGGGGTGCTTCAGCATGAGAATGGAAATTGA
- a CDS encoding ABC transporter ATP-binding protein: protein MLIFQNVSYKKILYDVTIEIPKTSYIVGRNNIGKTDLLHMLFYQKKLTEGEIHLQENLTLGHSVLGKRQAFFLVPEDFSLKWNGFKLHTIYRLFTKKSFVVSGLCLDYQLDGRMYFQQLNQFLKLVFYTHIAMTMRIPIILYDEPFKILDFEERSQFFDFLKKWENKLSFVITGNRMEPDISQSVQQTFLLDNGTLTPLKGGEKYANL, encoded by the coding sequence ATGCTTATATTTCAAAATGTTTCTTATAAAAAAATTTTATATGATGTCACAATTGAAATACCAAAAACATCCTACATTGTTGGGAGAAATAATATAGGAAAAACAGATTTACTCCACATGCTTTTTTATCAGAAAAAATTGACGGAAGGTGAAATTCACTTACAAGAAAATCTGACATTGGGACATTCAGTATTAGGGAAAAGACAAGCATTTTTTTTAGTCCCTGAAGACTTTAGTTTAAAATGGAATGGTTTTAAATTGCACACGATATATAGATTGTTCACTAAAAAATCCTTTGTAGTATCAGGATTATGCTTAGATTACCAATTAGATGGTCGAATGTATTTTCAACAATTAAATCAGTTTTTAAAGTTAGTCTTTTATACACATATTGCTATGACGATGAGAATTCCCATTATTTTATATGACGAACCCTTTAAAATACTAGATTTTGAAGAACGATCTCAGTTTTTTGATTTTCTTAAAAAATGGGAAAATAAATTATCTTTTGTTATTACAGGTAATCGTATGGAACCTGATATTTCACAATCTGTACAACAAACATTTTTGTTAGATAATGGTACATTAACACCATTGAAAGGAGGTGAGAAATATGCTAATTTGTAA
- a CDS encoding response regulator transcription factor codes for MTIKILLIDDHLLLLEGLKAVLENEPSIHVVGTIADPSQLLEELLQLQPDVILMDIRIKSHNGLTLTKSITQQFPHIKVIILSGYDDDAYVQAAQNAGAKAFMTKEQSNEELIDTVKKIYAGDTVFPSFKKTRLTPKELEILQLIVAEKTSEVISKELAISKRTVEHHISSILRKLSVQSRVGAVVKALEQGLIRNTKGL; via the coding sequence ATGACTATTAAGATATTATTAATAGATGACCATTTATTACTATTGGAAGGCTTGAAAGCAGTACTAGAAAACGAACCAAGTATTCATGTAGTTGGCACTATTGCTGATCCATCACAACTTTTAGAGGAACTGTTACAATTGCAGCCTGATGTGATACTAATGGATATTCGTATCAAATCTCATAATGGGCTAACCTTAACAAAATCTATCACACAACAATTTCCTCATATAAAAGTTATTATCCTATCAGGCTATGATGATGATGCCTATGTTCAAGCTGCTCAAAATGCTGGAGCTAAAGCCTTTATGACAAAGGAACAATCCAATGAAGAGCTAATTGACACAGTGAAAAAAATTTATGCGGGAGATACTGTATTTCCATCCTTTAAAAAAACACGACTTACACCAAAAGAGCTAGAAATTTTGCAGCTTATTGTAGCAGAAAAAACAAGCGAAGTGATTAGTAAAGAGCTTGCTATTAGTAAACGGACTGTAGAACATCATATTTCCTCTATTCTACGAAAACTGAGTGTTCAATCACGAGTAGGTGCTGTTGTAAAGGCACTGGAACAAGGCTTAATTCGCAACACAAAAGGGCTGTAA
- the cysI gene encoding assimilatory sulfite reductase (NADPH) hemoprotein subunit, which produces MTEKIVLPPQPGKPSDVERIKTESNYLRGTLERTMNDPLSSGIPEDDNRLMKFHGSYLQDDRDVRNERQRQKLEPAYQFMVRVRTPGGAATPAQWLVMDEMARKYGNGSLKLTTRQAFQVHGILKWNVKKYMQEINEVLLDSLAACGDVNRNVMCNVNPNQSALHEEVYNWSAKLSEHLLPRTRAYHELWLDGEKVVDSQDEEIEPIYGAQYLPRKFKIGIAIPPSNDVDVFSQDIGLIAIVENNQLVGFNVAVGGGMGMTHGDNATYPQLARVIGFITPDKLLETAEKIITIQRDYGNRSVRKNARFKYTIDARGLDWFKEELTRRLGWEIGEARPYTFERTGDEFGWIKGTDGNWHYTLFIQNGRIKDFEDYELLTGLREIAKVHTGDFRLTPNQNLMISNVTPQKKRKINTLIEQYKLTDGAHYSALRRNSIACVSLPTCGLAMAEAERYLPSLITKIDAIIDEAGLNETEIVIRMSGCPNGCSRAAMGEIGFIGKGPGKYNMYLGASFTGNRLNKIYRENIGEEEILAELRPILLHFAKDRLEGEHFGDFVVRAGYVTAVYDGREFHSVSNENTESYVHNV; this is translated from the coding sequence ATGACAGAAAAAATAGTTTTACCGCCACAGCCTGGGAAACCAAGTGATGTAGAGCGTATTAAGACTGAGAGTAATTATCTTCGCGGAACACTTGAACGTACAATGAATGACCCATTAAGCTCTGGCATTCCAGAGGATGATAACCGCCTGATGAAATTCCACGGTAGCTACTTACAGGATGATCGTGATGTTCGTAATGAGCGTCAGCGTCAAAAACTGGAACCTGCTTATCAATTTATGGTACGTGTCCGCACACCTGGGGGCGCAGCAACACCAGCGCAATGGCTTGTGATGGATGAAATGGCAAGAAAATATGGTAATGGTTCCTTAAAGCTAACGACACGTCAAGCATTCCAAGTACATGGTATTTTAAAATGGAATGTAAAAAAATATATGCAGGAAATTAATGAAGTGCTATTAGATTCTCTTGCTGCCTGTGGAGATGTAAACCGTAATGTAATGTGTAATGTGAATCCTAATCAATCAGCATTGCATGAGGAGGTTTACAATTGGTCCGCAAAACTAAGTGAGCATTTATTGCCTCGTACACGTGCCTATCATGAATTATGGCTGGATGGCGAAAAGGTAGTAGACAGTCAGGATGAAGAGATTGAGCCAATTTATGGTGCACAATATTTACCGCGTAAATTTAAAATTGGTATTGCGATTCCTCCAAGCAATGATGTGGATGTTTTTTCACAAGATATTGGGCTCATTGCGATTGTGGAGAATAATCAGCTTGTTGGCTTTAATGTAGCTGTTGGTGGAGGAATGGGTATGACACATGGTGATAATGCTACCTACCCACAGCTTGCACGTGTTATTGGCTTTATTACACCAGATAAGCTGCTGGAAACAGCGGAAAAAATTATTACAATCCAGCGTGATTATGGTAATCGTTCTGTCCGTAAAAATGCTCGTTTTAAATATACAATCGATGCAAGAGGGCTTGATTGGTTTAAAGAGGAGCTAACACGTCGCCTAGGCTGGGAAATCGGAGAGGCTCGCCCATATACATTTGAGCGTACAGGTGATGAGTTTGGCTGGATTAAAGGCACTGATGGTAATTGGCATTACACATTATTTATTCAAAATGGCCGTATCAAGGACTTTGAAGATTATGAGCTATTAACAGGCTTACGTGAAATTGCTAAGGTGCATACAGGTGATTTCCGCTTAACACCAAATCAAAATTTAATGATTAGCAATGTAACGCCACAGAAGAAGAGAAAAATTAATACGCTTATCGAGCAATACAAGCTAACAGATGGAGCACACTATTCAGCATTACGTCGCAATTCAATTGCCTGCGTATCTTTACCAACATGTGGCTTAGCTATGGCTGAGGCAGAACGTTATTTACCTTCTCTTATTACAAAAATCGATGCTATTATTGATGAGGCAGGCTTAAATGAAACCGAGATTGTTATTCGTATGTCTGGTTGTCCAAATGGCTGTTCGCGTGCAGCAATGGGTGAGATCGGCTTTATTGGTAAAGGACCAGGTAAATACAATATGTATCTAGGTGCTAGTTTTACAGGCAATCGCTTAAATAAAATTTATCGTGAAAATATTGGCGAAGAGGAAATTTTAGCAGAGCTGCGCCCAATTCTTTTACATTTTGCAAAGGATCGTTTAGAGGGCGAGCATTTTGGAGATTTTGTGGTTCGCGCTGGTTATGTAACGGCTGTCTATGATGGACGAGAATTCCACTCTGTGTCAAATGAAAATACTGAAAGCTATGTTCATAATGTATAG
- a CDS encoding assimilatory sulfite reductase (NADPH) flavoprotein subunit, which produces MKLQVINSPFNEEQIKLLNELLPKLTVEQKIWLNGYLSAPQATLDALVESAPPAAQPITQTITILYGSQTGNSQGLAEKYASTLKAQNVDVTVASLGKFKAANLKKITNLLLIVSTHGEGDPPDQAIQFYEFLHSKRAPKLDHLHYSVLALGDSSYEFFCKTGKDFDEQFAKLGATRIAPRIDCDVDYDDDAAQWFSAVQEKFLQQPAEVAATVVQNELTQAPAATTYSKKNPFYAEVLENINLNGRGSNKETRHLELSIEGANFQFEPGDSIGIQPENDEKLVDALLTALQLDPAAEVTVADETLSLKDALQKRLEITVLSKPLLEKISVYTEHPEFSRLLAESNAWKDYAKGRDLLDVVEDFAPFTWSAQQFIEILRKIPARLYSIASSQKANPDEVHLTIGKVSYETAGRQRLGVCSGSVAERLQIGDTLPIYVHKNPNFRLPENQDTPIIMIGAGTGIAPYRAFLEEREELGIEGNAWLIFGDQHFVTDFLYQTDWQRWLAAGTLSQMHVAFSRDTDKKVYVQHKLEENAASFYEWLEQGAVIYVCGDEKTMAADVDATIHRIIEQQGQKTPEEAKAFVNELKQQKRYQRDVY; this is translated from the coding sequence TTGAAACTGCAAGTAATAAACAGTCCATTTAATGAAGAGCAGATAAAGCTATTGAATGAGCTTCTGCCAAAACTAACGGTTGAACAAAAAATTTGGCTTAACGGCTATTTGAGCGCACCACAAGCAACACTTGATGCCCTTGTTGAAAGTGCACCGCCAGCAGCACAACCAATTACGCAAACAATCACGATTTTATATGGCTCTCAAACAGGGAATAGTCAAGGGCTAGCTGAAAAATATGCATCTACACTAAAAGCTCAAAATGTTGATGTGACTGTTGCATCATTGGGGAAATTTAAAGCGGCTAATTTAAAAAAGATAACAAATCTTTTACTGATTGTTAGTACACATGGTGAGGGCGATCCGCCAGATCAAGCAATCCAATTTTATGAATTTTTGCATAGTAAACGAGCACCAAAGCTAGATCATTTACATTATTCGGTGCTTGCATTAGGCGATAGCTCCTATGAATTTTTCTGTAAAACAGGTAAGGACTTTGATGAGCAATTTGCCAAACTAGGAGCAACAAGGATAGCTCCTCGTATCGACTGTGATGTGGATTATGATGATGATGCAGCACAATGGTTCTCGGCTGTGCAAGAGAAGTTTTTACAACAGCCTGCGGAGGTAGCAGCAACTGTAGTACAAAATGAGCTAACACAAGCACCAGCAGCTACTACATATTCTAAGAAAAACCCGTTTTACGCTGAAGTGCTTGAAAATATTAATCTAAATGGTCGTGGCTCTAATAAAGAAACACGCCATCTTGAATTATCAATTGAAGGTGCTAATTTCCAATTTGAGCCTGGTGACAGTATTGGTATTCAGCCAGAGAATGATGAAAAGCTAGTCGATGCATTATTAACCGCATTGCAGCTTGATCCAGCAGCAGAGGTAACGGTTGCTGATGAAACATTGTCATTGAAGGATGCATTACAAAAAAGGCTTGAGATTACAGTACTATCAAAGCCATTGCTTGAAAAAATTAGCGTTTATACAGAACATCCTGAATTTTCGAGGCTTCTTGCAGAGTCAAATGCATGGAAGGACTATGCAAAGGGAAGAGATTTACTTGATGTAGTAGAGGATTTTGCGCCATTTACATGGAGTGCACAGCAATTTATTGAAATATTGCGTAAAATCCCTGCTAGACTTTATTCCATTGCGAGTAGTCAAAAGGCAAATCCTGATGAAGTACATTTAACAATTGGCAAAGTAAGCTATGAAACAGCTGGACGACAACGTTTGGGCGTTTGCTCTGGCAGTGTAGCGGAGCGCCTTCAAATTGGAGATACATTGCCAATTTATGTTCATAAAAATCCAAACTTTAGATTGCCAGAAAATCAGGATACACCAATTATTATGATTGGTGCAGGCACAGGTATTGCGCCATATCGAGCCTTTTTAGAGGAACGAGAGGAGTTAGGCATTGAGGGTAACGCTTGGCTTATTTTTGGCGACCAGCATTTTGTTACAGATTTCCTTTATCAAACAGACTGGCAGCGCTGGCTTGCCGCAGGTACGTTAAGTCAGATGCATGTAGCCTTTTCACGCGATACAGATAAAAAAGTATATGTACAACATAAATTGGAAGAAAATGCAGCAAGCTTTTATGAATGGCTTGAGCAGGGCGCTGTTATTTATGTATGTGGTGATGAAAAAACAATGGCAGCTGATGTAGATGCAACCATTCACCGTATTATTGAACAGCAGGGTCAGAAAACCCCTGAGGAAGCAAAAGCTTTTGTGAACGAATTAAAGCAGCAAAAACGTTATCAACGTGATGTTTATTAA
- a CDS encoding YezD family protein, whose product MVDKKTENVNLALENVRQMLNTVNHGSITLIVQNSYVVQIEKKEKIRLR is encoded by the coding sequence ATGGTAGATAAAAAGACTGAAAATGTAAATCTAGCATTAGAAAATGTCCGCCAAATGTTGAATACTGTGAACCACGGGTCTATTACATTGATTGTACAAAATTCCTATGTGGTTCAAATTGAAAAAAAGGAAAAAATAAGACTTCGATAA
- a CDS encoding sirohydrochlorin chelatase gives MQAILYIAHGSRVKAGVEQAVTFLQGVQQEVYVPIQEICFLELATPTIAEGIANCIYKGATTIAVMPILLLAAQHAKHDIPHEIAKAQKQYPYVKFTYGAPLGVHELLIDTLQARILEQQQPNPHARVLLIGRGSSDPAVKRDLANIATRLRTKYHYKAVDTCFLYGMGPTFEEWLQQEQYKQQQVFIVPYLLFTGILRQSITKRLQGVEGKNIILCESLGYDDNVKKVLVERIDELLHFKEEGVS, from the coding sequence ATGCAAGCCATTTTATATATTGCACATGGCAGTCGCGTAAAGGCAGGAGTAGAGCAAGCTGTGACATTTCTTCAGGGTGTACAGCAGGAAGTGTACGTGCCCATTCAGGAAATCTGCTTTTTAGAGCTTGCAACACCAACCATTGCGGAGGGAATTGCCAATTGTATTTATAAAGGTGCGACAACCATTGCCGTGATGCCGATTTTATTGTTAGCTGCTCAGCATGCTAAGCATGATATTCCACATGAGATTGCCAAGGCTCAAAAGCAATATCCATATGTAAAGTTTACATATGGTGCACCACTTGGTGTTCATGAATTACTAATTGATACATTGCAAGCAAGAATTCTAGAACAGCAGCAACCTAACCCACATGCTCGTGTCTTATTGATAGGACGTGGCAGCAGTGACCCTGCGGTGAAACGAGATTTAGCTAATATTGCGACAAGATTACGCACGAAATATCACTATAAGGCTGTAGACACATGCTTTTTATATGGAATGGGACCAACTTTTGAGGAATGGCTACAACAAGAACAGTATAAGCAGCAGCAAGTTTTTATTGTGCCTTATTTATTATTTACAGGTATTTTACGGCAAAGCATTACAAAGCGATTACAGGGGGTTGAAGGCAAGAATATTATTTTATGTGAAAGCTTAGGCTATGACGACAATGTAAAAAAGGTGTTAGTGGAGCGTATTGATGAACTATTACATTTTAAAGAGGAAGGTGTTTCGTAA
- the cobA gene encoding uroporphyrinogen-III C-methyltransferase gives MGKVYIVGAGPGDIDLITVKGLRCIECADVILYDRLINKELLSYAKKDAKLIFCGKLPQQHAMIQEHINQTLVNYAQQGLIVTRLKGGDPFVFGRGAEEAEVLAQYHIPFEIIPGITSGIAAPAYAGIPVTHRDLGSSFAMVTGHMQDDKEDAIRWESLAKGIDTIAIYMGVGNLPYVRQQLLKYGRDPETPVALIHWGTFSAQQKTVTGTLATIEDIVRTENIQNPSIILVGKVVTLRETIQWFEDSHSQLAEISE, from the coding sequence ATGGGAAAAGTTTATATTGTAGGAGCTGGTCCTGGCGATATTGATCTTATTACAGTTAAAGGATTGCGCTGTATTGAATGTGCAGATGTTATTTTATATGACAGGCTGATTAATAAAGAGCTGTTATCCTACGCTAAAAAAGACGCTAAGCTCATTTTTTGTGGTAAGTTGCCTCAACAACATGCCATGATTCAGGAGCATATTAACCAAACACTTGTTAATTACGCACAGCAAGGGTTAATTGTTACAAGATTAAAAGGGGGGGACCCATTTGTTTTTGGAAGAGGTGCAGAGGAAGCTGAAGTGTTAGCGCAGTATCATATTCCATTCGAAATTATACCCGGTATTACATCAGGCATTGCTGCACCAGCTTATGCGGGTATTCCAGTGACACACCGTGATTTAGGCTCAAGCTTTGCGATGGTGACAGGTCATATGCAGGATGATAAGGAAGATGCAATTCGCTGGGAAAGTCTTGCAAAAGGAATTGATACGATTGCCATTTATATGGGGGTTGGTAATCTGCCATATGTCCGTCAACAGCTACTAAAATATGGACGTGATCCAGAAACACCTGTTGCGCTTATTCATTGGGGCACATTTTCTGCTCAACAAAAAACTGTGACAGGTACTCTAGCAACAATAGAAGATATTGTACGTACAGAAAATATTCAAAATCCAAGCATTATATTGGTCGGGAAGGTTGTGACATTAAGAGAAACTATTCAATGGTTTGAGGATAGTCATTCACAGCTAGCCGAAATTTCTGAATAA
- a CDS encoding uroporphyrin-III methyltransferase, translating into MRNFGGYPGGGFGGFIWPFGAPFFGGFLGSLLGSQFNQYPNYPYYPNYPSYQPYPRGPYFRPGPRYRRPW; encoded by the coding sequence ATGCGTAATTTTGGAGGTTATCCTGGAGGAGGCTTTGGCGGTTTTATTTGGCCATTTGGCGCACCGTTTTTTGGTGGATTTTTAGGCAGCTTACTTGGCTCACAATTTAATCAATATCCAAATTATCCGTATTACCCAAACTATCCAAGCTATCAGCCGTATCCACGAGGCCCATATTTTCGACCGGGTCCACGATATCGTAGACCTTGGTGA
- a CDS encoding leucyl aminopeptidase, whose protein sequence is MHIVKEAKTFETISTELLIVGVPKHREQMQDWASFSSFFGESLDTWINAGDISTALKKLTKLPFVKEHANLKRLLFVGLDERKNLTEGDLRAAFGLVGKELRALKVKEYSVWLESFTTESITVADVAFLAGEGTGLGYYSIPHYKTTSNEVDKRIEAVHFVTAADDLDEVVASFEVGAIYADAVNEARSLINLPPNLLTATDLANYAESLAVNYNFEVEILDKAQLEELGMGGILSVNQGSYEEPRLITLKYKATDDFAEPIGLVGKGVTYDTGGYSLKPKDGMVGMKGDMGGAAAVLGAMKIIGELRPAKNVVAVIGSTDNMVSDTAFKPDDVITTYSGKTVEVLNTDAEGRLVLADATTYAKQQGATALIDVATLTGGVITALGMDKTGALSNDDAFFAAFMEAAQETDEFVWRMPLTENDKKRIRKSDVADLNNSPGRDGHMIFGGGFVGEFVGDTPWIHLDIAGTSDATTAHDLGPKGGTGVMVRTLANFVQRLGEE, encoded by the coding sequence ATGCATATTGTAAAAGAAGCAAAAACATTTGAAACGATTTCTACTGAGCTATTAATAGTGGGAGTCCCAAAACATCGTGAACAAATGCAAGATTGGGCCAGCTTTTCATCCTTTTTCGGTGAATCCCTTGATACATGGATTAATGCAGGGGATATATCGACTGCATTAAAAAAGCTAACGAAATTACCATTTGTCAAAGAGCATGCCAATTTGAAACGTCTTTTGTTTGTTGGGTTAGATGAGCGTAAAAACTTAACAGAGGGCGATCTTCGAGCAGCATTTGGCTTAGTAGGGAAAGAGCTAAGAGCTTTAAAGGTGAAAGAGTATTCGGTTTGGCTTGAATCATTTACAACAGAATCCATTACTGTAGCAGATGTAGCCTTTTTAGCGGGTGAAGGCACAGGGCTTGGCTACTATTCAATTCCTCATTATAAAACGACTTCCAATGAGGTGGATAAACGTATTGAGGCGGTTCATTTTGTTACAGCAGCTGATGATTTAGATGAAGTAGTAGCGAGCTTTGAAGTTGGTGCGATTTATGCGGATGCGGTGAATGAGGCACGTAGCTTAATTAATTTACCACCAAATTTATTAACAGCGACTGATTTAGCTAATTATGCAGAGTCGCTTGCGGTTAACTATAATTTTGAAGTAGAGATTTTAGATAAAGCCCAATTAGAGGAGCTTGGTATGGGTGGTATTTTAAGTGTAAACCAAGGCTCCTATGAAGAACCCCGTTTAATTACCTTAAAGTACAAAGCAACAGATGATTTTGCAGAGCCAATTGGGCTTGTAGGTAAAGGTGTAACATATGATACAGGTGGCTATTCATTAAAACCTAAAGATGGAATGGTTGGTATGAAAGGCGATATGGGCGGTGCTGCTGCTGTACTGGGAGCAATGAAAATTATTGGTGAGTTACGTCCAGCTAAAAATGTTGTCGCTGTGATTGGCTCTACAGATAATATGGTATCTGATACAGCATTTAAACCAGATGATGTGATTACAACCTATAGCGGGAAAACAGTAGAAGTCTTAAACACGGATGCAGAAGGGCGCTTAGTGCTGGCAGATGCGACTACATATGCGAAACAGCAGGGGGCTACAGCACTAATTGATGTTGCTACTTTAACTGGAGGCGTTATTACTGCACTAGGCATGGACAAAACAGGTGCATTATCAAACGACGATGCATTTTTTGCCGCATTTATGGAAGCCGCACAAGAAACAGATGAGTTTGTATGGCGTATGCCTTTAACAGAAAACGATAAAAAACGTATTCGTAAATCAGATGTGGCTGATTTAAACAATTCTCCTGGACGTGATGGTCATATGATTTTTGGTGGAGGCTTTGTTGGTGAGTTTGTTGGTGATACACCATGGATTCATTTAGATATTGCTGGTACATCTGATGCCACGACTGCACATGATTTAGGTCCTAAAGGCGGTACAGGTGTAATGGTACGTACACTTGCTAATTTTGTGCAACGCTTAGGCGAGGAATAA